The Halobellus sp. MBLA0158 genome has a window encoding:
- a CDS encoding NUDIX hydrolase codes for METTRHFTATVYIVESGAVALHHHERLGIRIPPGGHVDRDEVPHEAGLREVYEETGLDAELLDRTEPVGAPAGERLPQPRHQMLYDINVHDDGSVGHQHIDHVYYARVDSREIDPAGDDEADTEVWGWYDEQELKGSDIDPDTVQFSLEAIEAAERADG; via the coding sequence ATGGAGACGACGCGGCATTTCACTGCGACGGTCTACATCGTCGAGAGCGGCGCGGTCGCGCTACACCACCACGAGCGACTCGGGATCCGGATCCCGCCGGGCGGCCACGTCGACCGCGACGAGGTCCCCCACGAGGCGGGCCTCCGCGAGGTGTACGAGGAGACGGGGCTCGACGCGGAGTTGCTCGACCGCACGGAGCCCGTGGGCGCGCCGGCCGGCGAGCGGCTCCCCCAGCCCCGCCACCAGATGCTCTACGACATCAACGTCCACGACGACGGCAGCGTCGGCCACCAGCACATCGACCACGTCTACTACGCCCGCGTCGACTCCCGCGAGATCGACCCCGCCGGCGACGACGAGGCCGATACCGAGGTCTGGGGATGGTACGACGAGCAGGAACTGAAAGGGAGCGACATCGACCCCGACACCGTCCAGTTCTCGCTGGAGGCCATCGAAGCGGCCGAGCGCGCGGACGGCTGA
- a CDS encoding TrkH family potassium uptake protein, with translation MPRRRDRDVAGWPRDLATIARDVGSLLTMEAVLMTVSVLVAAVFREWYVALAFALAGGVTAAIGLGARRAFADAPDPRMKHGMIIAASGWLLVAVFGALPFFLAAHFVPPAVAVGYVPAGVAYGQSSLVYFADPLHALFESMSGWTGSGLTMAVHEPSLPRSIQWWRSLIQWVGGVGVIVLTVSILARPGSGSYALYRSETREEKIHPSVVSTVRTVWKIFVGYTLASVLVLFAAILTSDYGSQLPLWEVAWQALNHAMTGLSTGGFSVTDNSIATYDSPFIESVLLPVMALGAIAFPVHYAVLADRDIRAVASDLQTRWLFLLFLVGVVALAVQNVVSIPAAEGAFTPATWLGVDALLGPLAADAARDSAFQWISALTCTGFQSAPIGRWAAGGKLLLSGAMVLGGAAGSTVGGIKIIRGYVIGRGIAWQFRRVFLPASAVVGTRLNGRRLNREEMEREFSEAAIVTLLWLFVLAASSVVLVNLVGPEFTYADALFEVASAQGNVGLSTGITGPTMHPVAEALFLLNMWVGRLEIIPILVFARSVLYGLEP, from the coding sequence ATGCCGCGCCGGCGCGACAGGGACGTCGCGGGCTGGCCGCGCGACCTGGCGACCATCGCCCGCGACGTCGGCTCGCTGCTGACGATGGAGGCCGTCCTGATGACCGTCTCCGTCCTGGTCGCGGCCGTCTTCCGGGAGTGGTACGTCGCCCTCGCGTTCGCGCTCGCGGGCGGCGTGACGGCCGCGATCGGACTCGGCGCCCGCCGCGCGTTCGCCGACGCGCCCGACCCGCGGATGAAACACGGGATGATAATCGCCGCGTCGGGCTGGCTGCTCGTCGCCGTCTTCGGGGCGCTGCCGTTCTTCCTCGCGGCCCACTTCGTCCCCCCGGCGGTCGCGGTCGGCTACGTGCCCGCGGGCGTCGCATACGGTCAGTCGAGCCTCGTGTACTTCGCGGATCCGCTCCACGCCCTCTTCGAGAGTATGAGCGGCTGGACCGGCAGCGGGCTCACGATGGCCGTCCACGAGCCGTCGCTGCCGCGGTCGATCCAGTGGTGGCGCTCGCTCATCCAGTGGGTCGGCGGCGTCGGCGTGATCGTCCTCACCGTCTCGATCCTGGCGCGACCGGGCAGCGGGAGCTACGCGCTCTACCGCTCTGAGACCCGCGAGGAGAAGATCCACCCGAGCGTGGTCTCGACGGTCCGGACCGTCTGGAAGATCTTCGTCGGCTACACCCTCGCGTCGGTGCTCGTCCTCTTCGCCGCCATCCTCACCTCGGACTACGGCTCGCAGCTCCCGCTGTGGGAGGTGGCCTGGCAGGCGCTCAACCACGCGATGACGGGGCTGTCGACCGGGGGATTCTCCGTCACCGACAACTCGATCGCGACCTACGACTCCCCGTTCATCGAGTCGGTGCTGCTGCCCGTGATGGCGCTCGGCGCGATCGCCTTTCCCGTCCACTACGCGGTGCTGGCCGACCGCGACATCCGGGCGGTCGCGTCGGACCTCCAGACGCGGTGGCTCTTCCTGCTGTTCCTCGTCGGCGTCGTCGCGCTCGCGGTCCAGAACGTCGTCTCCATCCCGGCGGCCGAGGGCGCGTTCACCCCGGCGACGTGGCTCGGCGTCGACGCGCTCTTGGGACCGCTCGCCGCCGACGCCGCCCGCGACTCCGCGTTCCAGTGGATCAGCGCGCTCACCTGTACGGGCTTTCAGTCCGCGCCGATCGGCCGCTGGGCCGCGGGGGGGAAGCTCCTCCTGTCGGGCGCGATGGTGCTCGGCGGCGCGGCCGGCTCGACCGTCGGCGGCATCAAGATCATCCGCGGGTACGTGATCGGCCGCGGCATCGCCTGGCAGTTCCGCCGGGTGTTCCTCCCGGCCAGCGCGGTCGTCGGGACGCGCCTGAACGGCCGCCGGCTGAACCGCGAGGAGATGGAGCGGGAGTTCTCCGAGGCCGCCATCGTCACACTGCTGTGGCTCTTCGTCCTCGCGGCCTCGAGCGTCGTCCTCGTCAACCTCGTCGGGCCGGAGTTCACCTACGCCGACGCGCTCTTCGAGGTCGCCTCCGCGCAGGGGAACGTCGGGCTCTCGACTGGCATCACCGGGCCGACGATGCACCCCGTCGCCGAGGCGCTGTTCCTCCTGAATATGTGGGTCGGGCGCCTGGAGATCATCCCGATCCTCGTCTTCGCGCGGTCGGTGCTGTACGGCCTCGAACCGTGA
- a CDS encoding CehA/McbA family metallohydrolase, translating into MLSVELHAHSSLSYDGRDPVDLLLAQARAVGLDALAVTDHDEIDASLEAAAKAEEYGLVGIPGMEVTSEVGHILAFGIDELVPAGLSYDETLDRIHEQGGLAVVPHPFQSSRHGVAAHISRDQLARADAIEVYNSRLFTGWANRRAERFATARELPKTAGSDAHIGEMVGQAVTEVATDDRSVEGILEAIREGKTSVVGNRTPWRISFRQFGGGVKRRIKRTVSDLV; encoded by the coding sequence GTGCTATCGGTCGAGCTGCACGCGCACTCGTCGCTCTCGTACGACGGCCGCGACCCGGTCGACCTGCTCTTAGCGCAGGCCCGGGCGGTCGGCCTCGACGCGCTGGCGGTCACCGACCACGACGAGATCGACGCGAGCCTCGAAGCCGCCGCGAAGGCCGAGGAGTACGGCCTCGTCGGCATCCCGGGAATGGAGGTCACCTCCGAGGTCGGCCACATCCTCGCGTTCGGCATCGACGAGCTCGTGCCCGCCGGGCTCTCCTACGACGAGACGCTCGACCGGATCCACGAGCAGGGCGGCCTCGCGGTCGTGCCGCACCCCTTCCAGTCCTCGCGCCACGGCGTCGCCGCCCACATCTCCCGCGACCAGCTCGCCCGCGCGGACGCCATCGAGGTGTACAACTCCCGGCTGTTCACCGGCTGGGCCAACCGCCGCGCCGAGCGCTTCGCGACGGCCCGCGAACTCCCGAAGACCGCCGGCAGCGACGCGCACATCGGCGAGATGGTCGGTCAGGCCGTCACCGAGGTCGCGACCGACGACCGCTCGGTCGAGGGCATCCTCGAAGCCATCCGCGAGGGGAAGACGAGCGTCGTCGGGAACCGGACCCCCTGGCGGATCTCCTTCCGGCAGTTCGGCGGCGGCGTCAAGCGCCGGATCAAACGCACCGTCTCGGACCTCGTGTAG
- the purL gene encoding phosphoribosylformylglycinamidine synthase subunit PurL, with the protein MSLADSDRELVTAELGRDPTPTEAALFENLWSEHCAYRSSRPLLSAFSSEGDQVVVGPGDDAAVVRVPDNGGESDAETYVTMGIESHNHPSYVDPYDGAATGVGGIVRDTLSMGAYPIALADSLYFGGFDREHTRYLFEGVVEGISDYGNAIGVPTVGGSVEFHDDYEGNPLVNVACVGLVDEERLVTAEAQEPGNKLVLVGNATGRDGLGGASFASEDLAEDAETEDRPAVQVGDPYSEKLLIEANEELIDGGLVQSARDLGAAGLGGASSEMVAKGGLGARIELERVHQREPNMNALEIVLAESQERMCYEVRPEDVESVEEIAEKYDLGCSVIGEVSEGNYVCTFEGETVVDVPAEFLADGAPMNDLDAVEPAQPEPDRPDVDLQSAFEAVVGAPNTASKRWVFRQYDHEVGARTALKPGDDAAVMAIREAGTGLALSAGAVPAWTDCAPYDGARAVALENATNLAAKGATPLAAVDCLNGGNPEKSDVYGRFTAIVDGLADMCRDLSVPVVGGNVSLYNDSAAGPIPPTPTLAMVGTKPGYEAPPAALDGRGTLLLVGAGSDALGGSELLAQVGGVDRFPTLPENASEVVATLAEVANADATLATHDVSNGGLAVTLAEMITADAGADVAVEDVASLFAETPGRAVVETEAPEAVRDAFDGVAPVAELGEATRDGTLSLSVGDERLAVASEEVAALRDVIEAELD; encoded by the coding sequence ATGAGCCTGGCGGACTCCGACCGCGAACTCGTGACGGCCGAACTCGGGCGCGATCCCACCCCGACCGAGGCCGCGCTCTTCGAGAATCTCTGGAGCGAACACTGCGCGTACCGCTCGTCCCGACCGCTTCTTTCGGCGTTCTCCTCCGAGGGCGACCAGGTCGTCGTCGGCCCCGGCGACGACGCGGCCGTCGTCCGCGTCCCAGACAACGGCGGCGAGAGCGACGCGGAGACGTACGTGACGATGGGCATCGAGAGCCACAATCACCCGTCGTACGTCGACCCCTACGACGGCGCGGCGACGGGCGTCGGCGGAATCGTCCGCGATACCCTCTCGATGGGCGCCTACCCCATCGCGCTCGCGGACAGCCTCTACTTCGGCGGCTTCGACCGCGAGCACACCCGCTACCTGTTCGAGGGCGTCGTCGAGGGGATCTCCGACTACGGCAACGCGATCGGCGTGCCGACCGTCGGCGGGAGCGTGGAGTTCCACGACGACTACGAGGGGAATCCGCTCGTCAACGTCGCCTGCGTCGGCCTCGTCGACGAGGAGCGGCTCGTGACCGCCGAGGCCCAGGAGCCAGGGAACAAGCTCGTCCTCGTCGGCAACGCGACCGGTCGGGACGGCCTCGGCGGCGCGTCGTTCGCGAGCGAAGACCTCGCTGAGGACGCCGAGACCGAGGACCGCCCCGCCGTCCAGGTGGGCGACCCCTACTCGGAGAAGCTCCTGATCGAGGCGAACGAGGAGCTCATCGACGGCGGGCTGGTCCAGTCCGCCCGCGACCTCGGCGCGGCCGGCCTCGGCGGCGCCTCCTCGGAGATGGTCGCGAAGGGCGGCCTCGGCGCGCGGATCGAACTGGAGCGGGTCCACCAGCGCGAGCCGAACATGAACGCCCTGGAGATCGTCCTCGCCGAGTCCCAAGAGCGGATGTGCTACGAGGTCCGGCCGGAGGACGTCGAGAGCGTGGAGGAGATCGCCGAGAAGTACGACCTCGGCTGTTCGGTCATCGGCGAGGTCAGCGAGGGCAACTACGTCTGCACCTTCGAGGGCGAGACCGTCGTCGACGTGCCCGCGGAGTTCCTCGCCGACGGCGCGCCGATGAACGACCTCGACGCCGTCGAGCCGGCACAGCCGGAGCCCGACCGACCGGACGTCGACCTCCAGTCCGCGTTCGAGGCCGTGGTGGGCGCGCCCAACACGGCATCGAAGCGCTGGGTCTTCCGCCAGTACGACCACGAGGTCGGCGCGCGGACGGCGCTGAAGCCCGGCGACGACGCCGCCGTGATGGCGATCCGCGAGGCCGGCACCGGACTGGCGCTGTCGGCCGGCGCGGTGCCCGCGTGGACCGACTGCGCGCCCTACGACGGCGCGCGGGCGGTCGCCCTGGAGAACGCCACCAACCTCGCCGCGAAGGGCGCGACGCCGCTGGCGGCGGTCGACTGCCTGAACGGCGGTAACCCCGAGAAGTCGGACGTCTACGGCCGCTTTACCGCGATCGTCGACGGGCTCGCCGATATGTGTCGGGACCTCTCGGTCCCGGTGGTCGGCGGCAACGTCTCGCTGTACAACGACTCCGCGGCGGGGCCGATCCCGCCGACGCCGACGCTCGCGATGGTCGGCACGAAGCCGGGCTACGAGGCGCCGCCGGCGGCGCTCGACGGGCGCGGGACGCTCCTGCTCGTCGGCGCCGGAAGCGACGCGCTCGGCGGCTCCGAACTGCTCGCGCAGGTCGGCGGCGTGGACCGGTTCCCGACGCTCCCCGAGAACGCGAGCGAGGTCGTCGCGACGCTCGCCGAGGTCGCGAACGCGGATGCGACGCTCGCGACCCACGACGTCAGCAACGGCGGCCTCGCGGTGACGCTCGCCGAGATGATCACCGCGGACGCGGGCGCCGACGTCGCCGTCGAGGACGTCGCGTCGCTGTTCGCGGAGACGCCGGGGCGCGCGGTCGTCGAGACCGAAGCCCCCGAGGCGGTCCGCGACGCGTTCGACGGCGTCGCGCCGGTGGCGGAGCTGGGCGAGGCGACCCGGGACGGAACGCTGTCGCTGTCGGTCGGCGACGAGCGGCTCGCGGTCGCGAGCGAAGAGGTCGCGGCGCTCCGGGACGTCATCGAAGCGGAACTCGACTGA
- a CDS encoding asparagine synthase C-terminal domain-containing protein, producing MPAASDAGAASDLDGASAATVRAALRSADPLPGTAGFAGRVDDRLVRDVLGRRPLFVDADDPSAWAFDPARLSDPTSVPPGVARQVGDRPTDGDRVWTLPDPAPDDREPALAAVREAVRAQTRAVDADEGSASAGGDLAVAFSGGVDSAVVAAGVPDAPCYVAGFEGCHDVAAAREAADAMDRDLRVVELTHDDLREAVPRLASVLGRTNPMDLSIALPLHLVARRAAADGFDRLALGQGADELFGGYAKVAKAPEDPRVDADTVRGARREVLATIPAQAERDVLAIRAAGVEPVTPLLHDDVVAAALRLPGESLVDDGVRKVALREAARGLVPDSVRTADKKAVQYGTYVSRELDRLARQAGFKRRMDNHVERYVRSLCDGAATE from the coding sequence ATGCCCGCCGCTTCTGACGCCGGGGCGGCGTCCGACCTCGACGGCGCCTCTGCCGCGACGGTTCGGGCCGCGCTCCGCTCGGCTGACCCGCTCCCCGGAACCGCGGGCTTCGCCGGGCGCGTCGACGACCGACTCGTCCGCGACGTCCTCGGGCGACGGCCCCTGTTCGTCGACGCCGACGATCCGTCGGCGTGGGCGTTCGACCCGGCCCGCCTCTCGGACCCGACGTCGGTCCCCCCCGGAGTCGCCCGTCAGGTGGGCGACCGTCCGACGGACGGCGACCGCGTGTGGACGCTCCCCGACCCCGCTCCCGACGACCGCGAGCCCGCGCTCGCGGCCGTGCGCGAGGCGGTGCGGGCGCAGACGCGGGCCGTCGACGCCGACGAGGGTTCCGCGTCGGCCGGCGGCGACCTCGCGGTCGCGTTCTCCGGGGGCGTCGACTCCGCGGTCGTCGCCGCGGGCGTGCCCGACGCCCCCTGCTACGTCGCGGGCTTCGAGGGCTGTCACGACGTCGCCGCCGCCCGTGAGGCCGCGGACGCGATGGATCGAGACCTCCGCGTCGTCGAACTCACCCACGACGACCTCCGCGAGGCAGTCCCCCGACTGGCGAGCGTGCTCGGCCGCACGAACCCGATGGACCTCTCGATCGCGCTTCCCCTCCATCTCGTCGCTCGGCGCGCCGCCGCCGACGGCTTCGACCGGCTGGCACTCGGCCAGGGCGCCGACGAGCTGTTCGGCGGCTACGCCAAGGTCGCGAAGGCGCCCGAGGACCCGCGGGTCGACGCCGACACCGTCCGCGGCGCTCGCCGCGAGGTGCTCGCGACGATCCCCGCCCAGGCCGAGCGCGACGTCCTCGCGATCCGCGCGGCCGGCGTCGAGCCCGTGACGCCGCTCCTCCACGACGACGTCGTCGCCGCGGCGCTCCGGCTTCCCGGGGAGTCGCTCGTTGATGACGGAGTCCGGAAGGTCGCGCTTCGGGAGGCGGCCCGCGGGCTCGTCCCCGATTCGGTCCGGACCGCCGACAAAAAGGCCGTCCAGTACGGCACCTACGTCTCCCGCGAACTCGACCGGCTCGCCCGGCAGGCGGGCTTCAAGCGCCGGATGGACAATCACGTCGAGCGGTACGTCCGGTCGCTGTGCGACGGGGCGGCGACGGAATAG
- the gatC gene encoding Asp-tRNA(Asn)/Glu-tRNA(Gln) amidotransferase subunit GatC, which translates to MSETPVDAEEVEHVAELARVDLADDEVDAFTTQFAEILEYFEALDEVPEVDSEPELVNVMREDEVAEGLDQEEALRNAEETEDGFFKGPRVS; encoded by the coding sequence ATGAGCGAAACGCCCGTCGACGCCGAGGAGGTCGAACACGTCGCCGAACTGGCGCGCGTCGACCTCGCCGACGACGAAGTCGACGCGTTCACGACGCAGTTCGCGGAGATCCTCGAGTACTTCGAGGCCCTCGACGAGGTGCCCGAAGTCGACAGCGAGCCGGAGCTCGTGAACGTGATGCGCGAAGACGAGGTCGCAGAGGGCCTCGACCAGGAGGAGGCGCTCCGGAACGCCGAAGAGACCGAAGACGGCTTCTTCAAGGGTCCGCGGGTGTCGTAG
- the hisF gene encoding imidazole glycerol phosphate synthase subunit HisF: MTLTKRIIPCIDVDLDDDGNPAVYTGVNFEDLKYTGDPVEMAKRYNEAGADEFVFLDITASAAGRETMLDTVSRVADEVFIPLTVGGGIRTREDVKETLRAGADKVSINTAALENPDLIDEGARAFGSQCIVISVDARRRFDEEGEHYVEVDGESCWFECTIKGGREGTGVDVVEWASEAESRGAGELFVNSIDADGTKDGYDIPLTKAVCDTVSTPVIASSGCGGPEDMYEVFTEAGADAGLAASIFHFDEYSIQETKEYLDERGVPVRL, translated from the coding sequence ATGACCCTCACGAAGCGGATCATTCCCTGTATCGACGTCGACCTCGACGACGACGGGAATCCGGCGGTCTACACCGGCGTCAACTTCGAGGACCTGAAGTACACCGGCGACCCGGTCGAGATGGCAAAGCGGTACAATGAGGCCGGCGCCGACGAGTTCGTCTTCCTCGACATCACCGCCTCCGCGGCGGGCCGCGAGACGATGCTCGACACCGTCTCGCGAGTCGCCGACGAGGTGTTTATTCCCCTGACAGTCGGCGGCGGGATCCGTACCCGCGAGGACGTCAAGGAGACGCTCCGGGCCGGGGCGGACAAGGTCTCGATCAACACCGCCGCGCTGGAGAATCCGGACCTGATCGACGAGGGCGCCCGCGCGTTCGGCTCGCAGTGCATCGTCATCTCGGTGGACGCGCGCCGTCGCTTCGACGAGGAGGGCGAACACTACGTCGAGGTCGACGGCGAGTCCTGTTGGTTCGAATGCACCATCAAGGGCGGCCGCGAGGGCACCGGCGTCGACGTGGTCGAGTGGGCGAGCGAGGCCGAGTCCCGCGGCGCGGGCGAGCTGTTCGTCAACTCCATCGACGCCGACGGCACGAAAGACGGCTACGACATCCCGCTGACGAAGGCCGTCTGCGACACCGTCTCGACGCCCGTGATCGCCTCCTCGGGCTGCGGCGGCCCCGAGGATATGTACGAGGTGTTCACCGAGGCCGGCGCGGACGCGGGACTGGCGGCCTCGATCTTCCACTTCGACGAGTACAGCATCCAGGAGACGAAGGAGTACCTCGACGAGCGCGGCGTGCCCGTAAGACTCTGA
- a CDS encoding potassium channel family protein, with translation MYIIVVGAGNIGTPLIEIATEGGNEVVVIERDEAKAEAAATAFDCLVLNDDATEKETLRDAGAERADALISTTDQDATNIMVCLLSNELEIPDIVSVVHNPEHMTLYRQIGVNTMENPQRLIAEYLYRAVKRPSIVDYMRIGEQAEVFEIEVDTDAPIAGLSIREAADQGHLRSDMLIVAVERDGEGDPITPNGGTVLQAGDLLTVYSAQGATPEVTDVFGHFEDH, from the coding sequence ATGTACATCATCGTCGTCGGCGCCGGCAACATCGGGACGCCGCTCATCGAGATCGCCACCGAGGGCGGGAACGAGGTCGTCGTCATCGAGCGCGACGAGGCGAAGGCCGAGGCCGCCGCGACGGCGTTCGACTGCCTCGTCTTGAACGACGACGCCACCGAGAAGGAGACGCTGCGCGACGCCGGCGCCGAGCGCGCCGACGCGCTCATCTCCACCACCGACCAGGACGCGACGAACATCATGGTCTGTCTGCTCTCGAATGAACTGGAGATCCCCGATATCGTCTCTGTCGTCCACAATCCCGAGCATATGACGCTCTACCGCCAGATCGGCGTGAACACGATGGAGAACCCCCAGCGGCTGATCGCGGAGTACCTGTACCGCGCCGTCAAGCGGCCCTCCATCGTCGACTACATGCGGATCGGCGAGCAGGCCGAGGTCTTCGAGATCGAGGTCGACACCGACGCGCCCATCGCCGGGCTGTCGATCCGCGAGGCGGCCGACCAGGGGCACCTCCGGAGCGATATGCTCATCGTGGCCGTCGAGCGCGACGGTGAGGGCGATCCGATCACGCCGAACGGCGGCACGGTCCTCCAGGCCGGCGACCTCCTGACGGTCTACTCCGCCCAGGGGGCGACGCCGGAGGTGACCGACGTGTTCGGCCACTTCGAGGACCACTGA
- a CDS encoding DUF7550 family protein, protein MSDHDDHGHDEDEGRVTAPMQDFGMSQVTTGLVVLVVGLVVVFGVPLLV, encoded by the coding sequence ATGAGCGACCACGACGACCACGGACACGACGAAGACGAGGGACGGGTCACCGCGCCGATGCAGGACTTCGGGATGAGCCAGGTCACGACGGGACTCGTCGTCCTCGTCGTCGGGCTCGTCGTCGTCTTCGGCGTCCCGCTTTTGGTTTGA
- the gatA gene encoding Asp-tRNA(Asn)/Glu-tRNA(Gln) amidotransferase subunit GatA, with the protein MSLNAFITDAEIEGDADGPLSGMRVAVKDNISTEGVRTTCGSAMLDDYVPPYDATVVERLKDAGATIVGKANMDEFGMGGTTETSAFGPAKNPVDEAHVPGGSSGGSAAAVAGGEADLALGSDTGGSVRNPAAFCGVVGIKPTYGLVSRYGLVAYANSLEQIGPIANTVEDAAALLDVISGPDPRDATTQYGSAAGPDGADEGVDEAHPAADSNYAAAADGDVDGTTIGVITNLLEGADERVVETFEAALSDLRAQGAETVEVSLDSVEHAVQAYYVIAMSEASSNLARFDGVRYGTSGGYEGNWNDAFARAREDGFGEEVKRRILLGTYALSAGYHDKYYKKAQDARAWVKRDFDEALDEADVLATPTMPVLPPELGESLDDPLQLYLMDANTVPVNLANLPAISVPAGAADGLPVGLQLIGPKFGEEAIVRAASAVED; encoded by the coding sequence ATGAGCCTGAACGCGTTCATCACCGACGCCGAGATCGAGGGCGACGCCGACGGCCCGCTCTCGGGGATGCGAGTCGCAGTCAAGGACAACATCAGCACCGAGGGCGTCCGCACGACCTGCGGCTCTGCGATGTTAGACGACTACGTGCCGCCGTACGACGCGACGGTCGTCGAGCGGCTCAAGGACGCCGGCGCGACCATCGTCGGCAAGGCCAACATGGACGAGTTCGGGATGGGCGGCACGACCGAGACCTCCGCGTTCGGCCCCGCGAAGAACCCCGTCGACGAGGCTCACGTCCCCGGGGGCTCTTCGGGCGGCTCGGCGGCCGCCGTCGCGGGCGGCGAGGCCGACCTCGCGCTCGGGTCGGATACTGGAGGATCGGTCCGCAACCCCGCGGCGTTCTGCGGCGTCGTCGGCATCAAGCCCACCTACGGCCTCGTCTCCCGCTACGGCCTCGTCGCCTACGCCAACTCCCTCGAACAGATCGGCCCGATCGCGAACACCGTCGAGGACGCCGCCGCGCTCTTGGACGTCATCTCCGGCCCGGACCCGCGCGACGCGACGACGCAGTACGGCTCGGCGGCCGGCCCCGACGGGGCGGACGAGGGGGTCGACGAGGCGCACCCCGCGGCCGACTCGAACTACGCCGCGGCCGCCGACGGCGACGTCGACGGGACCACGATCGGCGTCATCACGAACCTCTTGGAGGGCGCCGACGAGCGCGTCGTCGAGACCTTCGAGGCCGCGCTCTCTGACCTCCGCGCGCAGGGCGCCGAGACCGTCGAGGTCTCGCTGGACTCGGTCGAGCACGCGGTCCAGGCGTACTACGTCATCGCGATGTCGGAGGCCTCCTCGAACCTCGCGCGCTTCGACGGCGTGAGGTACGGGACGTCGGGCGGCTACGAGGGCAACTGGAACGACGCCTTCGCCCGTGCCCGCGAGGACGGCTTCGGCGAGGAGGTAAAGCGCCGGATCCTCCTCGGCACGTACGCGCTGTCGGCGGGCTACCACGACAAGTACTACAAGAAGGCCCAGGACGCCCGCGCGTGGGTGAAGCGCGACTTCGACGAGGCGCTCGACGAGGCGGACGTGCTGGCGACGCCGACGATGCCCGTCCTGCCGCCGGAACTGGGCGAGAGCCTCGACGACCCGCTCCAGCTGTATCTGATGGACGCCAACACCGTCCCGGTGAACCTCGCGAACCTCCCCGCGATCTCGGTGCCGGCGGGCGCGGCCGACGGCCTCCCCGTGGGGCTGCAGCTGATCGGCCCGAAGTTCGGCGAGGAAGCGATCGTCCGGGCGGCCTCGGCCGTCGAGGACTGA